The Arctopsyche grandis isolate Sample6627 chromosome 5, ASM5162203v2, whole genome shotgun sequence genome includes a window with the following:
- the Vps36 gene encoding vacuolar protein sorting 36 — protein MNRFEYVQARLVADENYVKRENRVTLYDGDDKTQFANGELVLTSHRILWGHPGDIPRGQTCLSLNLHYVFCIEEESSGPFGLGKSKKVLLHLNAPSPNKNPGPVMHSAFHYIKLSFKEGLDASFIRALNEAIQQKSWEVEMVEQPIDDDVAKQLNIKTRFGIVGIERSLQEKQKATDESISIAFQDLSKLMTMAKDMVSISKTISTKIREKQGDITEDDTIRFKSYLMSLGIDDPVTRDTFRTDSDYYKNLSQQISDMLVESLVSSGGMMALADVWCRINRARGLELISPEDLLNACRLLETIGAPMSLRKFPSGACVIQLNTHDDNVIIKDTSEMLKEGPLSAEELSQKIGVSVLLAKERLLTTETAGLACRDDSDEGLKFYKNLFIDNE, from the exons ATGAATCGATTCGAGTATGTGCAAGCCCGTTTGGTCGCTGACGAAAATTACGTGAAACGTGAAAACAGAGTCACGCTTTATGATGGAGATGACAAA ACTCAATTCGCCAATGGCGAGTTGGTTTTGACATCTCATAGAATTTTATGGGGGCATCCCGGTGACATACCCCGCGGTCAAACATGTCTCTCTTTGAATCTACATTACGTGTTTTGCATCGAAGAAGAAAGCAGTGGCCCTTTCGGCTTAGGGAAAAGCAAAAAAGTTTTACTTCATTTAAATGCACCGTCACCCA ATAAAAATCCTGGTCCGGTCATGCACAGTgcatttcattatattaaactttcGTTCAAGGAAGGATTAGATGCCTCGTTTATTCGCGCATTGAATGAAGCTATTCAACAAAAATCTTGGGAAGTTGAAATGGTTGAACAACCAATTGATGATGATGTGGCAAAGCAACTTAATATCAAAACGCGTTTTGGTATAGTCGGTATTGAACGTAGTCTACAAGAAAAACAAAAAGCAACCGATGAAAGTATCTCTATAGCATTTCAAGATTTAAGCAAACTGATGACTATGGCGAAAGATATGGTCTCTATATCGAAAACAATATCTACCAAAATTAGG GAAAAACAAGGTGATATAACAGAAGATGACACAATTagatttaaatcatatttaatgAGCCTTGGAATTGATGATCCTGTAACTAGAGATACCTTCAGAACAGATTcggattattataaaaatttatctcAACAGATATCTGATATGCTGGTTGAATCACTAGTG agTAGTGGCGGCATGATGGCCTTGGCCGATGTATGGTGTCGGATAAATCGTGCCAGAGGCTTAGAACTCATCTCCCCTGAAGATTTATTAAATGCTTGCAG acttCTTGAAACTATAGGTGCACCAATGTCTTTAAGAAAATTCCCGAGTGGTGCTTGTGTTATACAGCTAAATACACATGACGACAATGTCATCATTAAAGATACGTCAGAGATG CTCAAAGAAGGTCCCTTATCGGCAGAAGAACTTTCACAAAAAATTGGCGTATCTGTACTTCTAGCAAAAGAAAGACTTTTAACAACAGAAACGGCTGGTTTGGCTTGCCGTGATGATTCAGATGAAGgactaaaattttataaaaatttatttatagataaTGAATAA
- the LOC143912106 gene encoding uncharacterized protein LOC143912106 isoform X2 produces the protein MSKAPIVLSASIKNKLNFGKKRQARVAEWSDNKRKKLRNSGQSYISRKGKEVMSKRRPEEELSCNCRYPECRKISIEEKKTFFENFYKLNYDEQSQFLKGCIEIKKPRRRTVPEETSHITKRRLEILLQKIKDGDNIRDQRGKHLNRPHKISDEDSTFNVKSDRIFAIDNVVKNNQNDPGISDNLSAQYEKCTSPPTTNSPKFIQPFFTKRNIKPSSNENSREEDAYNFMRIASEMLVNRDESDIFGSMVATKLKKFSHRNRIIIQNYINNYIFQMELKELDNTYVSPASVSTSNTSEHEISLILEDSKNTDT, from the exons ATGTCAAAGGCGCCCATCGTTCTTTCTgctagtataaaaaataaacttaatttcgGTAAAAAGCGACAAGCAAGGGTTGCAGAATGGTCAgataataaacgaaaaaaattgaGAAATAGCGGACAATCCTATATAAGCAGAAAAGGCAAAGAAGTAATGAGTAAAAGAAGACCAGAAGAG GAGCTTTCATGTAACTGTCGCTACCCAGAATGCAGAAAAATTTCTATTGAagaaaagaaaacattttttgaaaacttttataaaCTGAATTACGACGAACAGTCGCAATTTTTGAAAGGCTGCATAGAGATTAAGAAACCAAGAAGAAGAACTGTACCAGAGGAAACTTCTC ATATAACAAAACGTCGTTtggaaatattattacaaaaaatcaaAGATGGAGACAACATTCGCGATCAACGAGGCAAACACTTGAATCGACCACACAAGATCAGTGATGAAGATTCAACATTTAATGTTAAATCTGACAGAATTTTTGCCATCGACAATGTTGTAAAA aataacCAAAATGATCCAGGTATTTCAGATAACTTGTCAGCACAGTATGAAAAATGCACAAGTCCTCCTACCACAAATTCACCAAAATTTATTCAACCATTTTTTACCAAAAGGAACATCAAACCGTCTTCAAATGAAAATAGCAGAGAAGAGGACGCATACAATTTTATGAGAATTGCAAGTGAAATGCTTGTCAACAGAGATGAAAGCGATATTTTTGGATCGATGGTTGCCaccaaattgaaaaaattcagTCATAGAAACCGCATTATCATTCAAAACtacattaataattatatttttcaaatggaaTTAAAAGAACTAGACAATACGTATGTATCCCCTGCTAGCGTCTCAACATCAAATACTTCAGAACATGAAATTTCACTAATTCTGGAAGATTCAAAGAACACCGACACCTAA
- the LOC143912106 gene encoding uncharacterized protein LOC143912106 isoform X1 — MSKAPIVLSASIKNKLNFGKKRQARVAEWSDNKRKKLRNSGQSYISRKGKEVMSKRRPEEELSCNCRYPECRKISIEEKKTFFENFYKLNYDEQSQFLKGCIEIKKPRRRTVPEETSRRHCSVKYTVQLNERVQVCQKSLCNMLDITKRRLEILLQKIKDGDNIRDQRGKHLNRPHKISDEDSTFNVKSDRIFAIDNVVKNNQNDPGISDNLSAQYEKCTSPPTTNSPKFIQPFFTKRNIKPSSNENSREEDAYNFMRIASEMLVNRDESDIFGSMVATKLKKFSHRNRIIIQNYINNYIFQMELKELDNTYVSPASVSTSNTSEHEISLILEDSKNTDT; from the exons ATGTCAAAGGCGCCCATCGTTCTTTCTgctagtataaaaaataaacttaatttcgGTAAAAAGCGACAAGCAAGGGTTGCAGAATGGTCAgataataaacgaaaaaaattgaGAAATAGCGGACAATCCTATATAAGCAGAAAAGGCAAAGAAGTAATGAGTAAAAGAAGACCAGAAGAG GAGCTTTCATGTAACTGTCGCTACCCAGAATGCAGAAAAATTTCTATTGAagaaaagaaaacattttttgaaaacttttataaaCTGAATTACGACGAACAGTCGCAATTTTTGAAAGGCTGCATAGAGATTAAGAAACCAAGAAGAAGAACTGTACCAGAGGAAACTTCTCGTAGACATTGCTCTGTGAAGTACACAGTTCAATTAAATGAACGAGTTCAAGTGTGTCAAAAATCACTTTGCAACATGCTAGATATAACAAAACGTCGTTtggaaatattattacaaaaaatcaaAGATGGAGACAACATTCGCGATCAACGAGGCAAACACTTGAATCGACCACACAAGATCAGTGATGAAGATTCAACATTTAATGTTAAATCTGACAGAATTTTTGCCATCGACAATGTTGTAAAA aataacCAAAATGATCCAGGTATTTCAGATAACTTGTCAGCACAGTATGAAAAATGCACAAGTCCTCCTACCACAAATTCACCAAAATTTATTCAACCATTTTTTACCAAAAGGAACATCAAACCGTCTTCAAATGAAAATAGCAGAGAAGAGGACGCATACAATTTTATGAGAATTGCAAGTGAAATGCTTGTCAACAGAGATGAAAGCGATATTTTTGGATCGATGGTTGCCaccaaattgaaaaaattcagTCATAGAAACCGCATTATCATTCAAAACtacattaataattatatttttcaaatggaaTTAAAAGAACTAGACAATACGTATGTATCCCCTGCTAGCGTCTCAACATCAAATACTTCAGAACATGAAATTTCACTAATTCTGGAAGATTCAAAGAACACCGACACCTAA
- the LOC143912110 gene encoding uncharacterized protein LOC143912110, whose translation MSHHTLKSEEIINFIEDYRKLPLLWDYKHKNYVNKKRRNDALKVLGTKYNMTTEDVKKKIKCLRSYYCKERTKTMNKRSGAGTDETFQSTWFAYNNMSFLSDITTTRDAKYNIENE comes from the exons ATGTCACATCACACACTCAAATCGgaggaaataataaatttcattgaaGATTATAGAAAATTGCCGCTGCTGTGGGACTACAAGCATAAAAattacgtaaataaaaaaagaagaaatgacgctttaaaagttttgggaacaaaatataatatgaccaCTGAAGatgtgaagaaaaaaattaagtgtCTCCGGTCATATTATTGTAAAGAGAGAACAAAGACAATGAACAAGAGAAGTGGTGCTGGCACCGACGAAACATTTCAATCAACATGGTTTGCTTACAACAATATGTCATTCCTTTCCGATATAACTACAACACGTGATGCGAAGTATAACATAGAAAATGAA TAA
- the HisRS gene encoding histidine--tRNA ligase isoform X1 has product MSDALLQQLQQQADRVRKLKSIHADAAQGNFSSIVTEITTQEYEKLNEYLTNESYLFGFAPSKLDADAYHVLKKFESDFANKYEHVFRWYCHIDSFTCTDRCKFVKMHDKLPSAVECLFPSLDGQISREVAKLLEIKASIGSDDLGHQKYTLKTPKGTRDYSPEQMALRMGALDKIIAVFKKHGAETIDTPVFELKEVLTGKYGEDSKLIYDLKDQGGEILSLRYDLTVPLARYLAMNKVSSIKRYHIAKVYRRDNPSITRGRYREFYQCDFDIAGTFDPMIPDAECVRVVVEILESLDIGQFVVKLNHRRLLDGIFEACGVSSGCFRTACSSIDKLDKSPWEEVRKEMIEEKGLSVEATDHIGEYVRLNGHSELIEKLLTDEKLSKSKAAQEGLDAIKLLLQYCDIFGLTDKISFDLSLARGLDYYTGVIFEAVLKCDGVVKNEESSVGSIAGGGRYDNLVGMFDSKNKQVPCVGVSIGVERIFSVIEAKLASKDMKVRTTEVEVFVASAQKNFLEHRMRICKDLWDADIKAEQSYKKNPKMLTQLQHCEDNGIPLAVVLGESEMQKGLVKLRDIATRQEIEVPLDQMVQAVKNKLKELNDHASLPNGQA; this is encoded by the exons ATGTCTGACGCGCTGTTGCAGCAGCTGCAGCAGCAGGCCGATCGCGTCCGCAAGTTGAAGAGCATCCACGCGGACGCTGCTCAG ggGAATTTTTCTAGTATCGTGACCGAAATCACCACACAAGAATACGAAAAGCTGAATGAATATCTTACGAACGAAAGttatttatttggttttgctcCGTCAAAGCTCGACGCCGACGCTTATCATGTATTGAAGAAGTTCGAAAGCGATTTTGCGAATAAGTACGAACACGTTTTTAGGTGGTATTGTCATATCGACAGTTTCACATGTACCGATAGATGCAAATTCGTGAAAATGCATGATAAGCTACCGAGCGCCGTCGAATGCCTCTTTCCATCGTTAGATGGACAG ATTTCTCGTGAAGTTGCGAAATTATTGGAAATCAAGGCATCGATCGGAAGCGATGATTTGGGGCACCAGAAATACACTCTCAAAACTCCGAAAGGCACGAGGGACTATTCCCCCGAACAGATGGCCTTGCGAATGGGTGCTTTGGATAAAATAATTGCAGTGTTCAAAAAGCACGGCGCCGAAACCATCGACACACCCGTGTTCGAATTAAAG gaAGTATTAACAGGAAAATATGGGGaggattcaaaattaatttatgatCTTAAAGATCAAGGTGGCGAAATATTATCATTACGCTATGATTTGACTGTCCCATTAGCAAGATATTTGGCAATGAATAAAGTAAGCTCAATCAAAAGGTACCACATAGCGAAAGTATACAGACGTGACAATCCTTCAATAACCAGAGGACGTTATCGAGAATTTTATCAATGT GACTTTGATATTGCTGGAACGTTTGATCCTATGATACCAGATGCAGAATGCGTTCGTGTTGTTGTAGAAATATTAGAATCTTTGGATATCGGACAGTTTGTAGTCAAATTAAATCATAGGAGACTGCTGGATGGTATTTTTGAAGCTTGTGGAGTGTCTTCGGGATGTTTTAGGACAGCGTGTTCATCAATCGATAAATTAGACAAg TCACCGTGGGAGGAAGTACGCAAAGAAATGATAGAAGAAAAAGGCCTTTCAGTGGAAGCAACTGATCATATCGGAGAGTATGTTAGGCTCAATGGGCATTCAGagcttattgaaaaattattgacTGATGAAAAGCTAAGCAAATCTAAAGCAGCCCAAGAAGGCCTTGATGCTATTAAATTGCTTCTTCAGTATTGTGATATATTTGGACTAACAGACAAGATTTCATTTGATCTTAGTCTTGCACGAGGACTCGATTATTACACTGGTGTCATATTTGAAGCAGTATTAAAAT GTGACGGAGTAGTAAAGAATGAAGAATCATCTGTTGGTTCAATAGCAGGTGGAGGACGCTATGATAATTTAGTTGGAATGTTCGattcaaaaaataaacag GTCCCTTGTGTTGGTGTTAGTATAGGAGTAGAAAGAATATTTTCTGTCATTGAAGCCAAATTAGCTTCAAAGGATATGAAGGTTCGAACTACTGAAGTTGAAGTATTTGTCGCTTCAGCCCAAAAGAATTTCCTCGAACATAGAATGAGAATATGCAAAGATTTATGGGATGCTGATATAAAG GCTGAACAATCTTATAAGAAAAATCCCAAAATGTTAACTCAATTGCAACACTGCGAAGATAATGGAATTCCTTTGGCTGTCGTTCTCGGAGAATCAGAAATGCAAAAAGGATTGGTAAAACTGCGAGATATTGCAACCCGTCAAGAAATAGAAGTACCTTTAGATCAAATGGTTCAAGCTGTGAAAAATAAGTTAAAAGAATTAAATGACCATGCTTCATTGCCTAATGGTCAAGcatag
- the HisRS gene encoding histidine--tRNA ligase isoform X3, protein MSDALLQQLQQQADRVRKLKSIHADAAQISREVAKLLEIKASIGSDDLGHQKYTLKTPKGTRDYSPEQMALRMGALDKIIAVFKKHGAETIDTPVFELKEVLTGKYGEDSKLIYDLKDQGGEILSLRYDLTVPLARYLAMNKVSSIKRYHIAKVYRRDNPSITRGRYREFYQCDFDIAGTFDPMIPDAECVRVVVEILESLDIGQFVVKLNHRRLLDGIFEACGVSSGCFRTACSSIDKLDKSPWEEVRKEMIEEKGLSVEATDHIGEYVRLNGHSELIEKLLTDEKLSKSKAAQEGLDAIKLLLQYCDIFGLTDKISFDLSLARGLDYYTGVIFEAVLKCDGVVKNEESSVGSIAGGGRYDNLVGMFDSKNKQVPCVGVSIGVERIFSVIEAKLASKDMKVRTTEVEVFVASAQKNFLEHRMRICKDLWDADIKAEQSYKKNPKMLTQLQHCEDNGIPLAVVLGESEMQKGLVKLRDIATRQEIEVPLDQMVQAVKNKLKELNDHASLPNGQA, encoded by the exons ATGTCTGACGCGCTGTTGCAGCAGCTGCAGCAGCAGGCCGATCGCGTCCGCAAGTTGAAGAGCATCCACGCGGACGCTGCTCAG ATTTCTCGTGAAGTTGCGAAATTATTGGAAATCAAGGCATCGATCGGAAGCGATGATTTGGGGCACCAGAAATACACTCTCAAAACTCCGAAAGGCACGAGGGACTATTCCCCCGAACAGATGGCCTTGCGAATGGGTGCTTTGGATAAAATAATTGCAGTGTTCAAAAAGCACGGCGCCGAAACCATCGACACACCCGTGTTCGAATTAAAG gaAGTATTAACAGGAAAATATGGGGaggattcaaaattaatttatgatCTTAAAGATCAAGGTGGCGAAATATTATCATTACGCTATGATTTGACTGTCCCATTAGCAAGATATTTGGCAATGAATAAAGTAAGCTCAATCAAAAGGTACCACATAGCGAAAGTATACAGACGTGACAATCCTTCAATAACCAGAGGACGTTATCGAGAATTTTATCAATGT GACTTTGATATTGCTGGAACGTTTGATCCTATGATACCAGATGCAGAATGCGTTCGTGTTGTTGTAGAAATATTAGAATCTTTGGATATCGGACAGTTTGTAGTCAAATTAAATCATAGGAGACTGCTGGATGGTATTTTTGAAGCTTGTGGAGTGTCTTCGGGATGTTTTAGGACAGCGTGTTCATCAATCGATAAATTAGACAAg TCACCGTGGGAGGAAGTACGCAAAGAAATGATAGAAGAAAAAGGCCTTTCAGTGGAAGCAACTGATCATATCGGAGAGTATGTTAGGCTCAATGGGCATTCAGagcttattgaaaaattattgacTGATGAAAAGCTAAGCAAATCTAAAGCAGCCCAAGAAGGCCTTGATGCTATTAAATTGCTTCTTCAGTATTGTGATATATTTGGACTAACAGACAAGATTTCATTTGATCTTAGTCTTGCACGAGGACTCGATTATTACACTGGTGTCATATTTGAAGCAGTATTAAAAT GTGACGGAGTAGTAAAGAATGAAGAATCATCTGTTGGTTCAATAGCAGGTGGAGGACGCTATGATAATTTAGTTGGAATGTTCGattcaaaaaataaacag GTCCCTTGTGTTGGTGTTAGTATAGGAGTAGAAAGAATATTTTCTGTCATTGAAGCCAAATTAGCTTCAAAGGATATGAAGGTTCGAACTACTGAAGTTGAAGTATTTGTCGCTTCAGCCCAAAAGAATTTCCTCGAACATAGAATGAGAATATGCAAAGATTTATGGGATGCTGATATAAAG GCTGAACAATCTTATAAGAAAAATCCCAAAATGTTAACTCAATTGCAACACTGCGAAGATAATGGAATTCCTTTGGCTGTCGTTCTCGGAGAATCAGAAATGCAAAAAGGATTGGTAAAACTGCGAGATATTGCAACCCGTCAAGAAATAGAAGTACCTTTAGATCAAATGGTTCAAGCTGTGAAAAATAAGTTAAAAGAATTAAATGACCATGCTTCATTGCCTAATGGTCAAGcatag
- the HisRS gene encoding histidine--tRNA ligase isoform X2, producing MPLSIVRWTVISRKAHTWRLEFFALLLYNRRITMFSVMHRILTRTRLLNRGSSVPGLCKCKLTSSAEHTQISREVAKLLEIKASIGSDDLGHQKYTLKTPKGTRDYSPEQMALRMGALDKIIAVFKKHGAETIDTPVFELKEVLTGKYGEDSKLIYDLKDQGGEILSLRYDLTVPLARYLAMNKVSSIKRYHIAKVYRRDNPSITRGRYREFYQCDFDIAGTFDPMIPDAECVRVVVEILESLDIGQFVVKLNHRRLLDGIFEACGVSSGCFRTACSSIDKLDKSPWEEVRKEMIEEKGLSVEATDHIGEYVRLNGHSELIEKLLTDEKLSKSKAAQEGLDAIKLLLQYCDIFGLTDKISFDLSLARGLDYYTGVIFEAVLKCDGVVKNEESSVGSIAGGGRYDNLVGMFDSKNKQVPCVGVSIGVERIFSVIEAKLASKDMKVRTTEVEVFVASAQKNFLEHRMRICKDLWDADIKAEQSYKKNPKMLTQLQHCEDNGIPLAVVLGESEMQKGLVKLRDIATRQEIEVPLDQMVQAVKNKLKELNDHASLPNGQA from the exons ATGCCTCTTTCCATCGTTAGATGGACAG TAATCAGTCGGAAAGCACACACTTGGCGATTGGAATTCTTTGCGCTTTTGTTGTATAATCGGCGTATCACTATGTTTTCTGTAATGCATCGTATTTTGACTCGTACACGGTTGCTGAATAGGGGAAGTAGTGTTCCCGGTTTGTGTAAATGTAAATTAACATCTTCTGCTGAACACACGCAG ATTTCTCGTGAAGTTGCGAAATTATTGGAAATCAAGGCATCGATCGGAAGCGATGATTTGGGGCACCAGAAATACACTCTCAAAACTCCGAAAGGCACGAGGGACTATTCCCCCGAACAGATGGCCTTGCGAATGGGTGCTTTGGATAAAATAATTGCAGTGTTCAAAAAGCACGGCGCCGAAACCATCGACACACCCGTGTTCGAATTAAAG gaAGTATTAACAGGAAAATATGGGGaggattcaaaattaatttatgatCTTAAAGATCAAGGTGGCGAAATATTATCATTACGCTATGATTTGACTGTCCCATTAGCAAGATATTTGGCAATGAATAAAGTAAGCTCAATCAAAAGGTACCACATAGCGAAAGTATACAGACGTGACAATCCTTCAATAACCAGAGGACGTTATCGAGAATTTTATCAATGT GACTTTGATATTGCTGGAACGTTTGATCCTATGATACCAGATGCAGAATGCGTTCGTGTTGTTGTAGAAATATTAGAATCTTTGGATATCGGACAGTTTGTAGTCAAATTAAATCATAGGAGACTGCTGGATGGTATTTTTGAAGCTTGTGGAGTGTCTTCGGGATGTTTTAGGACAGCGTGTTCATCAATCGATAAATTAGACAAg TCACCGTGGGAGGAAGTACGCAAAGAAATGATAGAAGAAAAAGGCCTTTCAGTGGAAGCAACTGATCATATCGGAGAGTATGTTAGGCTCAATGGGCATTCAGagcttattgaaaaattattgacTGATGAAAAGCTAAGCAAATCTAAAGCAGCCCAAGAAGGCCTTGATGCTATTAAATTGCTTCTTCAGTATTGTGATATATTTGGACTAACAGACAAGATTTCATTTGATCTTAGTCTTGCACGAGGACTCGATTATTACACTGGTGTCATATTTGAAGCAGTATTAAAAT GTGACGGAGTAGTAAAGAATGAAGAATCATCTGTTGGTTCAATAGCAGGTGGAGGACGCTATGATAATTTAGTTGGAATGTTCGattcaaaaaataaacag GTCCCTTGTGTTGGTGTTAGTATAGGAGTAGAAAGAATATTTTCTGTCATTGAAGCCAAATTAGCTTCAAAGGATATGAAGGTTCGAACTACTGAAGTTGAAGTATTTGTCGCTTCAGCCCAAAAGAATTTCCTCGAACATAGAATGAGAATATGCAAAGATTTATGGGATGCTGATATAAAG GCTGAACAATCTTATAAGAAAAATCCCAAAATGTTAACTCAATTGCAACACTGCGAAGATAATGGAATTCCTTTGGCTGTCGTTCTCGGAGAATCAGAAATGCAAAAAGGATTGGTAAAACTGCGAGATATTGCAACCCGTCAAGAAATAGAAGTACCTTTAGATCAAATGGTTCAAGCTGTGAAAAATAAGTTAAAAGAATTAAATGACCATGCTTCATTGCCTAATGGTCAAGcatag